A DNA window from Arachis hypogaea cultivar Tifrunner chromosome 18, arahy.Tifrunner.gnm2.J5K5, whole genome shotgun sequence contains the following coding sequences:
- the LOC112772285 gene encoding putative pentatricopeptide repeat-containing protein At3g23330, which produces MKCKEIGQLLQLTHYSYASLLQTCIAGKALRPGKQLHARFFQLGVAYNQDLATKLVNLYSVCNSLRNAHQVFDRIPKQNLFLWNVLIRGYAWNGPHQAAISLFHQMLQYGLNPDNFTFPFVLKACSALSAIGEGRGIHECVIRTGWERDFFVGAALIDMYAKCGCLVEARHVFDKIVVRDAVLWNSMLAAYALNGHPDESLALCRYMVVTGVRPTEATLVTVISSSADIACLPHGKEIHGLAWRHGFQSNDKVKTALIDMYAKCGSVRVARALFEMLREKRVVSWNAIITGYAMHGLAKEALELFEVMRKEARPDLITFVGVLAACSRGRLLDEGQVFYDMMVRDYGINPTVQHYTCMVDLLGHCGKLEEAYDLIRHMSVRPDSGVWGALLNSCKIHGNVELAELALEKLIELDPDDSGNYVILANMYAKSGNWEGVTRLRQIMIDKGIKKNMACSWIEVKNKVYAFLSGDVSHPDCDAIYAELKRLEGLMREAGYVPDTGSVFHDVEEDEKTNMVCSHSERLAIAFGLISTPSGTRLLITKNLRICEDCHVAIKFISKITDREITVRDVNRYHHFKQGICSCGDYW; this is translated from the coding sequence ATGAAATGCAAAGAAATCGGTCAGTTATTGCAACTAACTCATTACAGTTACGCTTCACTACTTCAAACTTGTATCGCCGGCAAGGCGTTACGACCGGGGAAGCAGCTTCACGCGCGATTCTTCCAACTCGGTGTCGCTTACAATCAAGATTTGGCCACAAAGCTCGTCAATCTGTACAGCGTTTGCAACTCCCTGCGgaatgcacaccaagtgttcgacaGAATTCCCAAACAGAACTTGTTTCTCTGGAACGTCCTGATTCGTGGTTACGCCTGGAATGGGCCCCACCAGGCTGCCATCTCTCTGTTTCACCAGATGCTTCAGTATGGACTCAATCCTGATAACTTCACTTTCCCCTTTGTTCTTAAAGCATGCTCTGCACTCTCTGCTATTGGAGAGGGAAGGGGCATCCATGAGTGTGTGATTAGAACTGGCTGGGAGAGGGATTTCTTTGTAGGTGCTGCTCTCATTGATATGTATGCTAAGTGTGGTTGTCTGGTTGAAGCTCgccatgtgtttgataaaattgttGTAAGAGATGCTGTGTTGTGGAACTCCATGCTCGCGGCTTATGCGCTGAATGGACACCCTGATGAGTCACTTGCTCTGTGTAGGTACATGGTGGTGACCGGTGTAAGACCCACCGAGGCAACTCTTGTAACTGTGATTTCGTCCTCGGCTGACATTGCCTGTCTTCCTCATGGGAAGGAGATTCATGGTCTTGCTTGGAGACATGGATTTCAATCCAATGATAAGGTCAAGACTGCTCTGATAGATATGTATGCAAAATGTGGTTCTGTGAGAGTTGCTCGTGCCTTGTTCGAAATGCTTAGGGAGAAAAGAGTTGTGTCTTGGAATGCAATTATCACTGGTTATGCAATGCATGGTCTTGCCAAGGAAGCCTTGGAACTCTTTGAGGTAATGAGGAAAGAGGCTCGGCCGGATCTTATAACCTTTGTTGGTGTTCTAGCAGCTTGCAGCCGTGGGCGTCTGCTCGATGAAGGGCAAGTATTTTATGATATGATGGTGAGGGATTATGGTATCAATCCAACTGTTCAACACTACACATGCATGGTTGATCTTCTTGGTCACTGTGGCAAACTGGAGGAGGCTTATGATCTTATCCGACATATGAGTGTACGGCCGGATTCTGGGGTGTGGGGTGCTTtgctaaattcatgcaaaatccatGGGAATGTGGAGTTGGCAGAGCTAGCCTTGGAGAAGCTGATTGAGCTTGACCCTGACGATTCGGGCAATTATGTGATCTTGGCTAACATGTATGCTAAATCGGGTAATTGGGAAGGAGTTACAAGGTTGAGGCAGATAATGATAGATAAAGGGATAAAGAAAAACATGGCTTGTAGCTGGATTGAAGTGAAGAACAAAGTGTATGCATTTCTCTCCGGGGATGTGTCACATCCAGATTGTGATGCAATATATGCAGAACTGAAGAGGTTAGAAGGGCTAATGAGAGAAGCTGGGTATGTCCCGGACACAGGATCTGTGTTCCATGATGTTGAGGAAGATGAGAAGACAAACATGGTGTGCAGTCACAGTGAGAGACTGGCCATTGCATTTGGACTCATTAGTACTCCCTCAGGAACCAGGCTTCTGATAACAAAGAACCTACGAATATGTGAGGACTGCCATGTTGCCATTAAGTTCATATCAAAGATCACAGATAGGGAAATTACCGTGAGAGACGTTAATCGCTATCATCATTTTAAACAAGGAATTTGTTCATGTGGTGATTATTGGTGA